A stretch of DNA from Hydra vulgaris chromosome 03, alternate assembly HydraT2T_AEP:
ttctgaatataaaaatattcaagttattttaaaagattttattttaaaaacaatggctTTAAGTTGTTTTGGTTTCGAAAGCCGAAACTTTTTTGTTTCGCAAAAACCGAAagtacaagttttatttttataatcccGAAGTTTCGATTTGATCGCTCGCAGATTGTGCATTCAAAAAACCAAGCAAAAAAGAAGTAGGCGTTTTTGCGCTTTTAAAGTGATATCATGACTCGAAATCCTATATGggaatattattctaaaaatcaaaatgacACAAGTAAGGCAAAATGCCACGcttgtcaaaaattttattctttaggaAGTAAAATACCTAGAAAGCAAACCACTCACGGTCTTAAATCTCATTTGGAAAAATGCCATAAAATAAGCTACAAAGAATACAGCAGTAAAGTTAACAGTcgtaaaaatgaattaaaatcacCTAAATTGCATGACTCGGTGTCGAATATATCAGTTTCATCTAACGTTCAACTGACGCAAGAAGTACAAACGGTTTGGCCAGATGACCATCCTTCTGCAAAAAGGATTGACAAATGTATTATGGACTTAATAATCGTAGACATGTTACCTTACCGAATAATTGAAGGTGAAGCTTTTAAACGCCTAAATTTTGAAGATCCTGCGGGTTTATATcgctataaattaaaatcagaaaattatTTCCAAACAACGCTTATGCCAACTACTTATGATTTAGTAGTCATACAActccaaaaattattaaaagaagcAGAGTGGATCAGTCTAactattgatgaaaaaaaaagcaaaacaagttCCTTTTCTCTAATTAGTTTTATTGGACACTTTATTTGCGGAGCTATACGTCGAACAGTAGTTCTCAGTTCAACAGTACAAGATAACTCAAACCACAACGTTCGCCTAATTCCAAAGTTGAAAGATATAATCAATTACTGGAATTTGAGCGAGAAAGTGCATCTAGGTATTAGAGATAATACTACAAGTTTGATACGTACAATGAACGAAGCAAAAGTTCCTGATTTATGTTGCGTGTCTCAAATACTTAAAGAAATAGTTAATGATTTAATGTTTACACAACAAGTTGTTGAAAATCTTGTGACAAAAGCGAAAAAAATAGCAAACAGcctaaaacaaaatgaaacaaactttagacttttgaaaaacaatcaaaatttgaGCGACTTGTTTTATGACTTTATTCAGCCTGACGAAGAACATTGgggaaatttatataaaatgcttttatggttaacagaacaaaaaagcaaaataaatttttatattggagAACAGGAAGATGTCAAACCTTTCTCTTTTGATGAATGGGAATTATTAAATGgagttttaagaattttaaaaccattttatgaAGCAACAAATGAAATTTCTACTGAAAATTCATGCGTGTCACTTATAATTCCAATTTTGGCtattcttgttaaaaaattagaactcCCCGAAAAAGATGATGATTTGTGGCGGATAAAGGCCACAATACGAAATGCAATAAAATGGCATTTTGATACTTATAAGAAAAATCCAAGTTTGATCGCCGCAACGTTATTAGATCCTCGTTTTAAAGAAATGTATTTAGACGCAGCAGAACGTGAATacggaaaaaaaacaattcttgaTTTTTtgcacataaaaaataaaaaggattcAGATTTGATACAAAACGTTCAAAATGAAAAACCATCtcgtttaataaatatttttacggCATCACAATTTGAATACTCTTCAAACCTTTGGGATGCACATGACAACATCAGCTTTGATAcattaaaacagacaaactcTACATACGATCAAATTTTAGAGCATGCACACCGCCAACTTATGGTCTACCTCCATCAACCTCGTGTAACTCGTCACATAAATATTTACGAATACTGGAATTGCAGTCAATTTCCACTTTTAGAAGCTGCAGCGAGGAAATATTTATCTGCCCCTCCAACAAATTCTGCTGACAACAAATTAATTAACACTATTAGTGAAACATATTTAAGTAACAGTAAATATTTGAATAACGATAAAGATATACCGTGGAAAATGTTTATCGACAACGCGGAAAAACAGTTGTTTATGGCATACAACATTCGTTTGTTAGACTTTAATTACTAGCTATATGTCCTAGCCgaggaaataataaaattgcaacaacaaaaactgcaaaataataaaaattgataatttatttaataaaaatcaaacttttgatCTAGGTTAGCAGAGAGCCGTTGGAATTCCAGGCTCTATGTAAATAAACAGACAATTTG
This window harbors:
- the LOC136078681 gene encoding zinc finger BED domain-containing protein 4-like, which translates into the protein MTRNPIWEYYSKNQNDTSKAKCHACQKFYSLGSKIPRKQTTHGLKSHLEKCHKISYKEYSSKVNSRKNELKSPKLHDSVSNISVSSNVQLTQEVQTVWPDDHPSAKRIDKCIMDLIIVDMLPYRIIEGEAFKRLNFEDPAGLYRYKLKSENYFQTTLMPTTYDLVVIQLQKLLKEAEWISLTIDEKKSKTSSFSLISFIGHFICGAIRRTVVLSSTVQDNSNHNVRLIPKLKDIINYWNLSEKVHLGIRDNTTSLIRTMNEAKVPDLCCVSQILKEIVNDLMFTQQVVENLVTKAKKIANSLKQNETNFRLLKNNQNLSDLFYDFIQPDEEHWGNLYKMLLWLTEQKSKINFYIGEQEDVKPFSFDEWELLNGVLRILKPFYEATNEISTENSCVSLIIPILAILVKKLELPEKDDDLWRIKATIRNAIKWHFDTYKKNPSLIAATLLDPRFKEMYLDAAEREYGKKTILDFLHIKNKKDSDLIQNVQNEKPSRLINIFTASQFEYSSNLWDAHDNISFDTLKQTNSTYDQILEHAHRQLMVYLHQPRVTRHINIYEYWNCSQFPLLEAAARKYLSAPPTNSADNKLINTISETYLSNSKYLNNDKDIPWKMFIDNAEKQLFMAYNIRLLDFNY